A stretch of DNA from Malus sylvestris chromosome 9, drMalSylv7.2, whole genome shotgun sequence:
taaaaaaccataatattatctcttaacaataacaaaattatcttaactTTCTTATCTGACAGTCAAGAACCATGCTCACTCAACAGCCTCGATTACtcgggccgatggtgtaaagtTGAGTCCAAACACATTTGAATATTAGGAGACTCAAAATTTGGATACCAACTCTTTTTTAtccaaaagataaaaaataaaaaataaaaacttaaggTTTAAAGATGTGATGATTATTTTAGGAGAAGCTTTATACTTAGAACGTATTTTGGAgggctaaaagcacttttagatAATCAATAACGCTTTTAACggcatatgaaaaaaaaaaatttaatgtctctctaaattctaaaaacattttccttAAGAAGCATTTTCAAGTGTTTTTCAACAAGCactcaaatttaaaataataataataatacatttTTGGTAAAAGAGCTTTTGAGCTGAATgttttagcaaaaaaaaatgttttcaaacatGCTTAGGTAGTGTTGTGATTTACGATTCAAAACTAGAGTGTTGGATACTAACCTGAAAGCAGTGATCGACCAGACGATCAATTGAAAGAAGCAGCATCGAAGGTTTCAGACATTTGCGACGTTCAGCAGTGGCAACCGATCGGTCGTATGGGCAGAAAGTTCAAGGTTTCGTTGCTTGTGTTTCCTGGTTCATTTTGAAGTCCCATTTGGGCTGAGTTTTTCACTTTTTggttggattctttttttttggtgaagagaATTTATTAATACCTATTtggttgggttttgtatttACTTCCAATTAAGATTTGGAttcttattgtaacctaagtTCTATACTCCATAAATAGGACCTTAAGATTACTAGTGTGTGCCTCTCCATGAGTGTAGAGAGTTTTATCTAATTGGTTTTTGGTGGAGTTCATTGTTTTGAGTCATGAATGTGTGGAAAATTCATGGCTCATTTATTTGCCAATTTGGTaagagtcaatttgtgagtttgaGAGTCAGAGAACAATTTGGAAGAGActtctctatttgttttgggttcTCTACTTGTGTGGTTTAAAGTTTGTAGTTTGTGAGATTTGGATTGTGAGAgttaaacactcttttgtaatatttatttgagattgtttgtttctTTGCTTTCGCCTTCAACGTTGATATTTGATACTTTGTTTCAATTTACTTTTGCTTGCGCATAAAGTACAACAGGCAGGAACTAATCAAGCTACttattttaaggaaaattaatgaaaatgacttgaaaactttgagttttaacgataaggacaaaataaagggtaaaataaatagtaccagaattgacttttaagtgtaaaaatatggtttttcgttaaagtgaacaataccggaagctttttgttaaagttctccttattttattatcaatctCCCACCAACTAAGTTTTAATTAGCATTGGAAGATATCTCAAAGTCAAATCTTTCTTCCCCAAACGATAAAAAAGAAGGAGATGCTACCACATTGTCCACTAAATACTAAGAATGGTTCTAATCCCTATAGTTTGAACAAAATTTCACTTCGGTTCTAGTAGTTTCAATTCTCGCAATTTCAATTTCTatagtttattaatttttgttgtttaggTACAATACTGTAATTGTGGTTTTGTTGGTTACTACTATGACATGTAAAGGTAaattagttttttcttttaaacgTGGTAGTACAACACACATCTCTTAAAGAGTAAGCATAAACCTAAAATCGCACCAATTAAAAAAGTGAAACTTGGCTTAAATAAACTACAAGAATCAAACCATAGTTCGACCCATAAAATCCAACCCGGCCCATTACTATTTCTGTCCTTAGATACGTACGCCAAACACCACTTGGCACAAACTTACTGGCTCTCAAATCCTTTCAAACACTTGGATAAGCCCTTGCTTTCGTGGACCTCTATCTCTCTCACACTTGATTTATAAATTACAATCCGAAAACCCACGAaattttctctccctctccactatGCTCATAATTTTCCCGGAAAATTTCCAGCTttagattctctctctctctctctctctctcttcctccaatGGCGGCCGTTGCTTCTCTGTCTTTCTCGGCGCTCAGTCAATGCTCTGATAGAAAATCGGTCGTCTCGTCCGCTCGGAATTTGGGCTCCAACGCCGAAGGCATTCGATTCCGTACGAGCATTTCCAGCCATTACGTTGGAATTCGAGCTTCGAGTTCGAGCTCTCGCATGGTGGTTCATTGCATGGCAGGGTCGTCAGGTGGGTTTTTCTTGGTAGCTTGTTTTATGTCATTTAATCGTTTAAATTTGCTACATTTTCTCAGGAACTTGACTGGAGCTTCATTTAATATGTTTTGTGCCAaagcttcttttttttattatttaaatattgtgCATTTAACAATGTCTAAAGTATAATTAAGTTTGATCTAATTACATGTAATGCACTTACTTCATTTCTgaagtttggtttttttttttttttttttttggcaaacgaCAAAATAATTACACTAAATTCATCTAGACAATGAGCAGGTGTTTATGAGCAGGTGTTCGAATTTGGGTGCCGAGAGTGGAGCATGGCTAAACCCATGTCTGCAAATTATGAtcttttttgttaaaagtaGGAATTTTGACTTGCAGATATGGAAAGGGaggatttttattaataattttGTGTAATCATGTGAAATAAGAATAATGGGCCCTTGTTGTATCAGAGTGTATGTTAGTCTAAGTTTTGTGCTTAACATTTTTGGTCATTATTGCTTGCTTGATTTGCAGATGCTCCGACTGTGGCGGATACAAAGTTGAATTTTTTGAAGGCGTATAAGCGACCAATCCCTAGCGTTTACAACAGTGTGCTACAGGAGCTGATTGTCCAGCAACATTTGATGAAGTACAAGAGGACATACCGGTATGATCCTGTGTTTGCTCTTGGTTTTGTCACTGTATACGATCAACTCATGGATGGATACCCCAGCGATGAGGATCGAGAGGCAATCTTCCAAGCGTACATTAAAGCTTTAAATGAGGACCCAGAGCAATACAGGTTTGTCGCTTGTGTTTTATCTTCTTTAGGGATTCATTTTCTCTGTTTTGTGCCTTGCATAACATTTCGAAATGCAGCAATATGGTATGTAAATTGTGATGATCACATATTATGaggtttaaaaaaatatgaaagttgAGTAAAATTTAAGTGGCTAATTGAGATTGTGATATTGCAATTCATTCCTTTATGTGATAACTAAGGAAAATCCCGT
This window harbors:
- the LOC126583393 gene encoding protein THYLAKOID FORMATION1, chloroplastic-like: MAAVASLSFSALSQCSDRKSVVSSARNLGSNAEGIRFRTSISSHYVGIRASSSSSRMVVHCMAGSSDAPTVADTKLNFLKAYKRPIPSVYNSVLQELIVQQHLMKYKRTYRYDPVFALGFVTVYDQLMDGYPSDEDREAIFQAYIKALNEDPEQYRTDAQKLEEWARAQTSSSLVEFPSREGEVEVALKDIAERAAGKESFSYSRFFAIGLFRLLEVAKATEPTVLEKLCAALNIDKRSVDRDLDVYRNLLSKLVQAKELLREYVAREKKKREERVETQKASETVTKCLGDYVCQ